Proteins encoded in a region of the Flavobacteriaceae bacterium HL-DH10 genome:
- a CDS encoding (Fe-S)-binding protein, which yields MDYLPNIIFAIILILGIGYFAKNVKSLIRNIKLGQDVDVSDHKSQRWKNMAMIALGQSKMVRRPIAGFLHVVVYVGFIIINIEVLEIIIDGLFGTHRIGLKILPESVYGFLIGSFEILAVLVFVSVTLFWIRRNVIKLKRFWKSEMTSWPKNDANFILYFEMVLMTLFLVMNATDVHFQHLNSGNVISQFIAPWFGNLSEGVLHLIERTAWWWHIIGILIFLNYLYFSKHLHILLAFPNTYYGKIAPKGQLNNLEAVTKEVKMMMDPNIDPFAAPAEGAEAEIPAKFGASDVQDLSWVQLLNAYTCTECGRCTSECPANLTGKKLSPRKIMMDTRDRLEEVGKNIDANKGEFKDDNKQLLGDYITTEELWACTTCNACTEACPVSIDPLSIILEMRRYLVMEQSAAPTELNNMMSNIENNGAPWPYNQMDRLNWKDE from the coding sequence ATGGATTATTTGCCAAACATTATTTTTGCAATTATACTAATTCTAGGAATTGGATATTTTGCTAAAAATGTAAAGTCGCTCATTCGTAACATTAAGTTAGGGCAAGATGTAGATGTAAGTGATCATAAATCGCAACGTTGGAAAAACATGGCGATGATTGCGCTTGGACAAAGTAAAATGGTACGTCGTCCCATTGCAGGATTCTTGCACGTTGTAGTTTATGTAGGTTTTATAATTATAAATATTGAAGTTTTAGAAATAATTATAGATGGTTTATTTGGCACGCACAGAATTGGTTTAAAAATATTACCAGAATCTGTTTACGGATTTTTAATTGGTTCTTTCGAAATATTAGCCGTTTTAGTATTTGTTTCTGTTACTCTTTTTTGGATTCGTAGAAATGTTATAAAGCTAAAACGCTTTTGGAAAAGTGAAATGACCAGTTGGCCAAAAAACGATGCAAATTTTATTTTGTACTTCGAAATGGTTTTAATGACCTTGTTTTTGGTCATGAATGCTACAGATGTTCATTTTCAACACCTAAATTCAGGAAATGTAATCAGTCAATTTATAGCACCTTGGTTTGGTAATTTATCAGAAGGTGTACTTCATTTAATAGAACGAACAGCATGGTGGTGGCATATAATAGGTATTTTGATTTTTTTAAATTACCTGTATTTTTCAAAACACCTTCATATACTATTGGCATTTCCAAATACTTATTATGGTAAGATAGCTCCAAAAGGTCAGCTTAATAATTTAGAAGCAGTTACCAAAGAAGTGAAAATGATGATGGATCCAAATATTGATCCATTTGCAGCACCAGCCGAAGGAGCCGAAGCAGAAATACCTGCGAAATTTGGAGCCAGCGATGTACAAGACCTAAGCTGGGTACAATTACTTAATGCTTATACCTGTACCGAGTGCGGACGTTGTACAAGCGAATGTCCAGCAAATTTAACAGGTAAAAAGCTATCGCCACGAAAAATAATGATGGATACCCGCGATCGTTTAGAGGAAGTAGGTAAAAACATCGATGCTAATAAAGGCGAGTTTAAAGATGATAATAAGCAATTATTAGGCGATTATATTACCACCGAAGAACTTTGGGCATGTACAACCTGTAATGCATGTACAGAAGCCTGCCCTGTTAGTATTGATCCTTTATCTATTATTTTAGAAATGCGCCGTTATTTGGTTATGGAACAAAGTGCAGCACCAACAGAGTTAAACAACATGATGTCTAACATAGAAAACAATGGCGCACCTTGGCCATATAATCAAATGGACAGATTAAACTGGAAAGACGAATAA
- a CDS encoding (Fe-S)-binding protein yields MSEALKVPTMAECMAEGRQPEILFWVGSAGSYDDRAKKITRAFVKILNNANVDFAVLGTEESCTGDVAKRAGNEFLFQMQAVTNIEVLNAYGVKRIVTACPHSYNTLKNEYPQLGGNYQVQHHTQFIEELINAGRLIIEKENSFKGKRITFHDPCYLGRGNSVYEAPRALLKAMHVELVEMKRNKKTALCCGAGGAQMFKEPEKGDKDINVLRTEDALETKPSVIATGCPYCNTMMTDGVKFKEKEAEVTVLDVAELIANAQNL; encoded by the coding sequence ATGAGCGAAGCTTTAAAAGTGCCAACCATGGCAGAATGTATGGCAGAAGGCAGACAACCAGAAATTTTATTTTGGGTCGGTTCAGCGGGAAGTTACGACGATAGAGCTAAAAAAATAACAAGAGCTTTTGTGAAAATACTAAACAACGCTAATGTAGATTTTGCCGTTTTAGGAACCGAAGAAAGTTGTACTGGTGATGTTGCTAAACGTGCAGGAAACGAGTTTTTGTTTCAAATGCAAGCCGTTACAAATATAGAAGTTTTAAATGCTTACGGTGTGAAGCGTATAGTTACTGCGTGTCCACACTCTTATAATACACTTAAAAATGAGTATCCACAATTAGGTGGAAATTATCAAGTACAACATCATACACAGTTTATTGAAGAATTAATTAATGCAGGTCGCTTAATTATAGAAAAAGAAAATAGTTTTAAAGGTAAACGTATCACATTTCACGATCCCTGTTATTTAGGGCGTGGAAACAGTGTTTACGAAGCTCCAAGAGCATTGTTAAAAGCAATGCATGTAGAATTGGTTGAAATGAAGCGTAATAAAAAAACGGCATTATGTTGTGGTGCTGGTGGCGCTCAAATGTTTAAAGAACCAGAAAAAGGAGATAAAGATATTAATGTTTTAAGAACCGAAGATGCTCTAGAAACAAAACCAAGTGTAATCGCTACAGGTTGTCCGTATTGCAACACCATGATGACCGATGGTGTAAAATTTAAAGAAAAAGAAGCAGAAGTAACCGTTTTAGATGTTGCTGAATTAATTGCTAATGCTCAAAATTTATAG
- a CDS encoding ABC transporter ATPase, with protein MLVDFNTLPEESRVWIYQANRSLTEQEIEEIQGKIELFIENWTAHGGDLEAGYLIKYKRFIVIALNQDLNKATGCSIDASVHFIQQLEKEYNIDLMDKMNVSYKQGEFIAYKTLTDFRKMAKQKAISKNTIVFNNLVNNIAEFKENWEVPASDSWHSRFLAK; from the coding sequence ATGTTAGTAGACTTTAATACATTACCAGAAGAATCTCGTGTTTGGATATACCAAGCAAACCGTTCGCTTACCGAACAAGAAATTGAAGAAATACAAGGTAAAATAGAACTTTTTATTGAAAACTGGACGGCTCATGGAGGCGATTTAGAAGCTGGTTATTTAATTAAATATAAGCGATTTATAGTAATTGCGTTAAATCAAGATTTGAATAAAGCAACAGGTTGTTCTATTGATGCTTCAGTACATTTTATTCAGCAGTTAGAGAAAGAATACAATATAGATTTAATGGACAAAATGAATGTATCTTATAAACAAGGAGAATTCATTGCTTATAAAACACTTACCGATTTTAGAAAGATGGCAAAACAAAAAGCCATTTCAAAAAACACCATTGTATTTAATAATTTAGTAAATAATATTGCCGAATTTAAAGAAAACTGGGAAGTACCTGCAAGTGATAGCTGGCATAGTCGGTTTTTAGCTAAATAG